GCATTCACCCTTAATTGACGCCATAGAGACGACCGGCAAGAGCAAGGTGAGACGTTCGAAACTCTACTATCTGCGGAGCCTCAAAGGCAAGGCCGCGAAGCTGAAAGAAAAAAGAGATTAATGAAGTGTCTGCTTGCAGGTCTTGTAGGCGGGATAGATGAGGCCGGGAGAGGGCCTCTCGCCGGACCTGTTGTTTCTTCCTGTGTTGTCTGGCAGTATATGCCCCGGGATACAAAAGGCGTCATTGATTCCAAGCTGTTAGGCGAGCCGGACAGGGTGCGTCTATTTTCGTGGATCCTGGAGAATGCCTCACGTGTGGGCATAGGCATGGCGAGCCATGAAGAGATCGACCGGATAAACATCCTCAGGGCAAGCCTTCTTTCCATGGAGAGAGCCCTTATCGCCACGGGTGTCATGCCAGCGCTCATTCTCGTAGACGGAAATCACAGCCTCAATGACCATCCCCAGGCAAAAGCCGTGGTCAAGGGTGATAGAAAGTGTTTTTACATCGCCTCTGCATCGATCATTGCAAAAGTAGTAAGAGACCGGATTATGGATGCCTACCACCTGGTCTATCCTCAATATGATTTCAACAAGCATAAAGGTTATCCTACAAAGGGCCATAAACTGGCCATTGCGAGGCACGGCGTCTCTCCGATTCACCGCAAGACCTTTCGAGGCGTGAGAGAGTATTGTGCTGAATAAGAAAGAAATAGGCGCCGAGGGCGAAGGCCTGGCCGTAAAAGCTCTGAAAAAGCAGGGCTACAAGATCATCGAGAAGAACTATCGAACAAGGTTCGGCGAGATCGATATCATCGCCGAGGAAAAGGGGTACCTGGTATTCATCGAGGTGAAGCGCCGCAGTTTCGCCTCTTTCGGAGCCTCCCTCGACGCCGTCGATGAAAAGAAGAAAGATCATATGATTCGAGCCGCCGCCTACTACCTCAAGGATCGTAGGTGCTTCAACAGAAAAGTGCGCTTTGACGTAGTAGGTATTGACGACGACAGGTTGAAAATTGTGCGCCATGCGTTTATAGTAGAAGAGGATTCCCGAACATGATCGACGAGAAGGTGATGAGATTGCTCAGGTCTGTAGAAGAGGGGAAGGTGTCCGTAAACGACGCCTACAAAGCCCTTCAGGACATGCCATATGAAGATTTGAGCCATACCAAGGTGGATCACCACAGGGTCATGAGAAAAGGTCTTCAGGAAGTCATATTTGGCCAGGGCAAGGCACTCAACCAGATTATCGACATCGTTGCGTCCATGCGCAAGAGAAACCAGGATGTGCTCGCGACCCGTATCGATAAGAAGGCCGGTGGGGTCCTCAAAAAGAGATTTCCAGCCGGTACCTATCATGAAGCGGCGCGGTGTTTCGCTATTATGAAACGGTCGACAAAAAAATTGGGCAAAGGGATGATTCTCGTTATATCGGCCGGCACGAGCGACATCCCCGTAGCTGAAGAGGCTTACGTGACGTCGGTGTTCTTCGGGAATGAGACAGAGAAGCTCTATGACGTGGGCGTGGCAGGCATTCACCGGCTCTTCGGAAATCTTGACGTCGTGAAGAAAGCCAAAGTGATCATCGTGGCTGCCGGCATGGAAGGTGCCCTGCCATCCATTGTGGGCGGTATCGTAGGAGTGCCGGTTCTCGCGGTGCCTACAAGCGTTGGCTACGGCGCGAGCTTCGGAGGACTTACCGCCCTTCTCGCCATGCTCAATTCGTGTTCCACCGTTTCTGTTTTCAATATCGACAATGGTTTCGGTGCTGCATACTTTGCAACCTTGATAAACAGACTATGAAAATATTGGTTATTGATCCCATTTTCGGCATAAGCGGCGACATGATGATTAGTGCCATGATCGACGCCGGGATGCCCTTTCAAGAGGTTCAGGACATGCTCAGGAAGATACCGAAGCCCCTGCCGGCCATGGCTCCCGAACGACTGACGCAGGGGGTGATCGACGGTGTCCATCTTGCCATCGGCAAAAGCGAGCTCCATCTCACCATAGGTGAGATGCAACAGATAATCAGTAAGATCGATGTGGAAGAGAAGATAAAACAGGACGCTCAGTCCATGCTCGATATTATCCTCGACGCCGAATCCAAGATACACGGCATACGACGAGACGAGCTCCATCTCCACGAGCTCTCCCACGTGGACACGCTCATAGACCTTCTATGCGTGGCCAAGGGAATGAACTATTTCAAAATAGAAAAGGTATATTGCGGGGCCGTGCCCTGTGGCAGAGGCACCATCGCCACGGCCCACGGGATCATCCCGAACCCACCGCCGGTCACCCTTGAGATACTCTCGGGCCATGCTATAGTCCTCTATGATGAACCTCTCGAACTGACGACCCCTACGGGTGCGACGATAGTGAGACACTACGCGAAAGACAAAAATGCGTCCCCGCCTTTCGTCGTCGAGAGAATCGGTTACGGCCTCGGGACATACAAGACGGCGAAACCGGACGCGCTCAGGATATTTATCGGCTCAGTTGAGACGGCGTTGTCGGACGAGCACGTGTTCGTCGTTGAATGCGATCTCGATGATATGGAGACCGAGTATATGGGGGCAGCTGCGGACAGGATACGCGCAAGTGGAGCCCTTGATGTGCTCTATTTCCCGGTCCATATGAAAAAGGGAAGACCCGGCATACGCGTTTGCGCGACAGTCTCCTCTGAAAAACTTGAAGACGTTATCGAGAACATCTTTCAGGAGACCTCCACATTCGGCGTGAGAGTCGCGCGCGAAGGCCGCCGTATTCTGAGAAGGAAAGAAACAACCGTTGAGACCTCCTACGGACCGATTCGCGTTAAGAACGGTTTTGACGCTCAGGGGAGACTCGTGAAAACCCACATCGAATTCGAAGACATAAAGAAGATTGCCGACGAAAAAGGTCTTCCGTACAGGCTCCTCCTCGATTCGGTGAGGTTAGAGATAGGACACCGGAACAGATCATAGAAAGAAGCCACGAGTAACTGAGTCGGTCTTCTCGATCTATTTTGCCGCGTTCTTCATTTCGTCGCGGAATTTCTCCGCGCATTCCGGGCAAATGCAGTGGGTAAACATTGCGTTGGTATGCCTGGTGAAATAGGCCTCCAGCTGGTCCCAGTAACCCTCATCGTCTCGTATTTTTTTGCAGGAGGCGCAGATTGGTATGAATCCTCTCAGGGTCTTTATCTCCGCGAGAGCTTCCTGTAAATTTGCGATCAGTTTCTTCTGCTCTCTTTCTTTTTCTCTGAGAGCGTTCTCTGCCCGTTTGATCCGTTCCATGGACTGTACCCTGGCGAGAAGCTCCCTATTGGAAATGGGTTTGACGATATAACCGTCAGCCCCGCTGTTCAAGCCCTCCGCCTGGTAGTCGGAAGAGATCCGGACCCCCGACGTAAGAATGACAAACGTGTCTCGTAACCTCTCCTCTGCCTTAATCTGTCTACATATCTCAGTACCCGAGGCGTCGGGAAGCATCACGTCGAGCAAGACGAGATCGGGTTGCTCACGCCGAAGAATTTCAAGACATTCGCGCCCTGTTTCAGCTTGAAGCACCTCATATCCCCCCCTTGTCAAAACCGCGATCGCCAAAAGGAGGAGCTCCGGGTCGTCGTCCGTTACGAGCACTTTCATCGTTTCATTCACGTGTGGCCTCGCCGGGGTGTTTTGCCGGTCCGTAATCCCGGTGCCGCCTCGTAACGCAACGTATCTTTTTTTGTTGTATACTCCGTACGATCATATGCTCAGTCTGTCTTTGTTTAACAATATGGTCAATATAGTGATGAAGAACTCGGGCGTCAACCTCTTGAAAAATATTTTGTGAAAAGATTGAAGATGATCGCTCTTACGATCTGTTCTTAAGAAAGAACCGCAGGTCCTTGAACAGACCTTCTTTGATATTTCTATCGATCTTTGTGATGATATCGACCTTCATATATTTTAGCTGGGAAAGCCAGAGGGGATCGTCGACTTCAACATAGAGGACTCGGTTGCTCACGTTGGCGGGCCGCGCGTGGCTTGCCGTTTTTTCTCCCACGATTTCCTCCCAGGAGCTGAAGATCTTGATCTCTTCCAGATCCTTGATGTTGTAGTCTTTGAGAACTTTTCTGAGGGCGCCTCTCAAGGGGACAAAAGCCATTATCTACGCCTCTATTCTTGGAAAAATGGGGGCTATTTTGTCGATGGCGGAAAGATCAGGGGGAGTGAAGAACCGTGCTTCGTCATCAAAGATGGCCGATTCAATTGATTTTCCTATGCCTAAGGCGCTCCAGATCTGTTGGGACCTCGTGGGCATGAAAGGATAGAACAGAACGGCAACTATGCGCA
The nucleotide sequence above comes from Syntrophorhabdaceae bacterium. Encoded proteins:
- a CDS encoding ribonuclease HII: MKCLLAGLVGGIDEAGRGPLAGPVVSSCVVWQYMPRDTKGVIDSKLLGEPDRVRLFSWILENASRVGIGMASHEEIDRINILRASLLSMERALIATGVMPALILVDGNHSLNDHPQAKAVVKGDRKCFYIASASIIAKVVRDRIMDAYHLVYPQYDFNKHKGYPTKGHKLAIARHGVSPIHRKTFRGVREYCAE
- a CDS encoding YraN family protein, with the translated sequence MLNKKEIGAEGEGLAVKALKKQGYKIIEKNYRTRFGEIDIIAEEKGYLVFIEVKRRSFASFGASLDAVDEKKKDHMIRAAAYYLKDRRCFNRKVRFDVVGIDDDRLKIVRHAFIVEEDSRT
- the larB gene encoding nickel pincer cofactor biosynthesis protein LarB; the protein is MIDEKVMRLLRSVEEGKVSVNDAYKALQDMPYEDLSHTKVDHHRVMRKGLQEVIFGQGKALNQIIDIVASMRKRNQDVLATRIDKKAGGVLKKRFPAGTYHEAARCFAIMKRSTKKLGKGMILVISAGTSDIPVAEEAYVTSVFFGNETEKLYDVGVAGIHRLFGNLDVVKKAKVIIVAAGMEGALPSIVGGIVGVPVLAVPTSVGYGASFGGLTALLAMLNSCSTVSVFNIDNGFGAAYFATLINRL
- the larC gene encoding nickel pincer cofactor biosynthesis protein LarC, coding for MKILVIDPIFGISGDMMISAMIDAGMPFQEVQDMLRKIPKPLPAMAPERLTQGVIDGVHLAIGKSELHLTIGEMQQIISKIDVEEKIKQDAQSMLDIILDAESKIHGIRRDELHLHELSHVDTLIDLLCVAKGMNYFKIEKVYCGAVPCGRGTIATAHGIIPNPPPVTLEILSGHAIVLYDEPLELTTPTGATIVRHYAKDKNASPPFVVERIGYGLGTYKTAKPDALRIFIGSVETALSDEHVFVVECDLDDMETEYMGAAADRIRASGALDVLYFPVHMKKGRPGIRVCATVSSEKLEDVIENIFQETSTFGVRVAREGRRILRRKETTVETSYGPIRVKNGFDAQGRLVKTHIEFEDIKKIADEKGLPYRLLLDSVRLEIGHRNRS
- a CDS encoding response regulator translates to MNETMKVLVTDDDPELLLLAIAVLTRGGYEVLQAETGRECLEILRREQPDLVLLDVMLPDASGTEICRQIKAEERLRDTFVILTSGVRISSDYQAEGLNSGADGYIVKPISNRELLARVQSMERIKRAENALREKEREQKKLIANLQEALAEIKTLRGFIPICASCKKIRDDEGYWDQLEAYFTRHTNAMFTHCICPECAEKFRDEMKNAAK
- a CDS encoding DUF721 domain-containing protein → MAFVPLRGALRKVLKDYNIKDLEEIKIFSSWEEIVGEKTASHARPANVSNRVLYVEVDDPLWLSQLKYMKVDIITKIDRNIKEGLFKDLRFFLKNRS